The nucleotide window CTGTAGTCGCGCCCTGTATTCAGCATGCTCTTGACGATCTACTCGACATCTATCAAAGGAGCGTACTGACTATAGGGGATACGCGCAGTAGAGCGTTCCCGAGAGATCACGGGGCATTCGAGATACCACGCAAATCACGGAATAGACGGACTTCTGAAGGCAAGTGAAGGCATCGTCCGGGTGCGAAGTAGAAGAACTAACTTTACTCGAGAGCGTCAACACCCAAACGGATGGGGTACGAGTATAGCGGCGACGCCCACGGAGAACTCGTCGAGTCCTATCGAGCAGACGAACCGCCCTTCCCGACGGACACCTCCAGGAACTATCCTCGGCGCGATTCTCTGCGTGACGAACCACCTTTACTCAAACAGCTCCTGTTTCCCCAGTGCTGGAACGCGACTGAGTTGCTGGACGATCCTGACGAAACTCGTGCCCGCCTGACCGAGCTCGGAATCTGCATACACAAGGGCATCACGGCCTATTCGGGTCACGACGCGGACGATTTGACCGCGACCGTCGACAGGACGCTCGACCAGTTGCCAGCGATTCGACGTCACCTCAAGAAGGATGTCGAGGCCGCGTACAAGGGCGATCCCGCGGCGAAGAGCTACTGTGAGATCATCCGATCGTATCCCGGTTTTCACGCCATCCTGACTCACCGAGTGGCGCACATCCTCTACGAGGAGGACCGCTTCAAGTACGCCCGTGAACTCGCTGAGTACTCGAAGGTTGAGACGGGAATCGACATCCATCCAGGTGCGGAGATCTGCGAGTATTTCTTCGTCGATCATGGGACCGGGGTCGTCATCGGCGAGACGGCGACGGTCGGCGACTGGGTCCGGATCTACCAGAACGTCACTCTCGGCGCCCTCCACTTCGAGGAGGAGGAGGGCGAGAACCATATGCTGGCGAAGGACTACAAGCGCCATCCCGACATCGGTGATCACGTCGTCATCGGCGCCGGAAGCAACGTACTTGGGCCGGTAGAGATCGGCGACCATGTGAGCATCGGTGCGAACTCGTGGGTGACCGACGACGTTCCGGACAACACGAGTGTATTCATCAGCGATCACCCCGACCAGGAGCGGAAATCGAACAGATAGCTGGCTGTGGAATCTCGGACGGTACCCGGAACCATGCGGTTACAAAGCGCTGTCTGGTTACCGGCACTTTCGTCGTGACTGTCTTGTGGGATACGCACTCTGTATGCAGCGCAGCTCCAGAAACCGATCCATCGCTTGAGGGCTTCGACAAGGCCACCACATACTACTCCCCGGGCTGATTCCGCAGCCGGTCAACGGGGATGATATCGGCCATTCCAGGTGCATCAAGCCTGAACTGCTGAGGCAGTGTCGTCCGAGCGTACGACTTCTCGACCCGGGGAGACCCCTCCAACGGGTTGTTCAGCACCTCGAGC belongs to Halorarum halophilum and includes:
- the epsC gene encoding serine O-acetyltransferase EpsC, whose translation is MGYEYSGDAHGELVESYRADEPPFPTDTSRNYPRRDSLRDEPPLLKQLLFPQCWNATELLDDPDETRARLTELGICIHKGITAYSGHDADDLTATVDRTLDQLPAIRRHLKKDVEAAYKGDPAAKSYCEIIRSYPGFHAILTHRVAHILYEEDRFKYARELAEYSKVETGIDIHPGAEICEYFFVDHGTGVVIGETATVGDWVRIYQNVTLGALHFEEEEGENHMLAKDYKRHPDIGDHVVIGAGSNVLGPVEIGDHVSIGANSWVTDDVPDNTSVFISDHPDQERKSNR